The following are encoded in a window of Haloarcula halophila genomic DNA:
- a CDS encoding lactate racemase domain-containing protein has product MTLPLGDGTVDVSLPDCEVTVCEPPGGEPVDPAAAAEAALSNPRGRSLDHVVDSDETVAIVVTDVTRATPDDVLLDALLSRLQSLGVAREQVTVVVGLGLHRPMTDAELADALGEHADLATNHDPDATVTVGQVDGVDVEIHETVAAADRVLATGMVEPHQYAGFSGGAKTAVIGAGGESQIGYTHGPDLLARDGVRLGRVEDNPFRSFLDRAGDRVGVDFCLNVTHGPSGILDAAAGEPRAVVQSLAASAREALSVPIEGTYDAVVAGVGAPKDANLYQATRAATYVALGDYDPLVPDGRIVVPARLPEGAGDGTGEQRFYEWLSSAESAESLYAEMAGGYEPGAQRAFVVARVLRAYDLYVTDSEHPTVVEDCLMHAAEHVEDAIEPASDVLVVPDALDTLLVE; this is encoded by the coding sequence GTGACGCTCCCGCTCGGCGATGGCACGGTCGACGTGTCGCTGCCGGACTGTGAGGTAACGGTCTGCGAGCCACCGGGCGGCGAGCCAGTCGACCCGGCGGCCGCCGCCGAGGCGGCGCTCTCGAATCCCCGTGGTCGGTCGCTGGATCACGTGGTCGATTCGGACGAGACGGTCGCCATCGTCGTCACGGACGTGACGCGGGCGACGCCGGACGACGTGTTGCTCGATGCCCTGCTCTCCCGCTTGCAGTCCCTCGGCGTCGCCCGCGAGCAGGTCACCGTCGTCGTCGGCCTCGGCCTCCACAGACCGATGACCGACGCGGAACTGGCCGACGCTCTGGGTGAGCACGCCGACCTGGCGACGAACCACGACCCCGACGCGACGGTGACGGTCGGTCAAGTCGACGGGGTCGACGTCGAGATCCACGAGACGGTGGCTGCGGCCGACCGCGTCCTGGCGACCGGGATGGTCGAACCCCACCAGTACGCGGGCTTTTCCGGCGGTGCAAAGACCGCCGTCATCGGCGCCGGCGGCGAGTCACAGATCGGCTACACGCACGGTCCCGATCTCCTGGCCAGGGACGGCGTCCGACTGGGCCGGGTCGAGGACAACCCGTTCCGGTCGTTTCTGGACCGCGCCGGCGACCGGGTGGGGGTCGACTTCTGTCTGAACGTCACCCACGGCCCGTCGGGCATCTTGGACGCGGCCGCGGGCGAACCGCGTGCGGTCGTCCAGTCGTTGGCGGCCAGTGCCCGCGAGGCACTGTCGGTCCCGATCGAGGGAACCTACGACGCGGTCGTCGCCGGCGTCGGCGCTCCGAAAGACGCCAACCTCTACCAGGCGACCCGGGCGGCGACCTACGTCGCGCTGGGTGACTACGACCCGCTGGTTCCCGACGGACGCATCGTCGTCCCGGCCCGCCTGCCGGAGGGGGCCGGCGACGGGACCGGAGAACAACGGTTCTACGAGTGGCTCTCCTCGGCCGAGAGTGCCGAAAGCCTGTACGCCGAGATGGCCGGCGGGTACGAACCCGGTGCACAGCGGGCCTTCGTCGTCGCCCGCGTCCTCCGGGCGTACGACCTCTACGTGACCGACAGCGAGCACCCGACAGTCGTCGAGGACTGTCTGATGCACGCGGCCGAGCACGTCGAGGACGCGATCGAGCCAGCCAGCGACGTGCTCGTCGTCCCGGACGCCCTCGACACGCTACTCGTCGAGTAG
- a CDS encoding Ig-like domain-containing protein, whose product MSDRFPGDKRGQSAVVGFVLMFGLLILLMGILQVSAVPAWNQGEEFAHSQQVRGELELLRDDVTTAATSGRVTSESVTLGLRYPRRPFLLNPADPAGRLTTTAVGTVELENLTASGETNDYWGGGTHQFDTRHVVYRPRYNEYDNAPTTVLENSVLYDRFGERTLPLTAERVVSGRRITLVTLNGSLSRSATTATDIEVTPVSAPEQVTSVEGDGPVRIRLPTRLDESTWNELLQDELVRNGGYVYDNVSVTPGTPYDTVTITLDGDQTYDLRMAKVKLGGRSDQATAHYITTEENALSTLPVGNSRRIVFEVRDRYNNPVSGVEVNVTRSGTNGTVAPIDPVTNRRGHAVFRYSGTEPGPVTINGTFDPSPAELETATVRFDVADAGGGTGDDEGPLVTSVDTSETTASGQSIPHGETVTLTATATDFQRGGVDIYAVEWRSNRTAPGGTFAPADGEYDSVDESVTTTVDTSGWDTGAHNLSVRARDANGNWGPVESYTVVLMSGSTDPPGAVAYDDANDNGRYDAGETTYTKAELENGLDDPAVHLVVPSDVGTLDLGGNTLSTRTMRIRTDIDIRGGGVQLRAEETIDIAGQTVVVRGGDIEISAGEGGSGRLVATGATIDTNRELRLRSNGDLSIDGATVRSGSSRNIEATLGTDGATLFVDGTTISDRDDTIEYAPGGVTVDGTPTQGSTTAA is encoded by the coding sequence ATGAGCGATCGATTCCCGGGCGACAAGCGGGGCCAGTCGGCAGTCGTCGGGTTCGTCCTGATGTTCGGACTCCTGATCCTCCTGATGGGAATTTTGCAGGTCAGTGCCGTCCCCGCCTGGAACCAGGGCGAGGAGTTCGCCCACAGCCAGCAGGTCCGTGGCGAACTCGAACTGCTGCGGGACGACGTGACGACTGCGGCGACGAGCGGACGGGTCACCTCCGAATCCGTCACGCTCGGACTCCGGTACCCCAGACGGCCGTTCCTGCTGAACCCGGCGGACCCGGCGGGCCGGCTCACCACCACGGCCGTCGGGACCGTCGAACTGGAGAACCTCACCGCCAGCGGTGAAACGAACGACTACTGGGGTGGAGGGACACACCAGTTCGACACCCGCCACGTCGTCTACCGGCCGCGGTACAACGAGTACGACAACGCACCGACGACCGTGCTGGAAAACAGCGTCCTCTACGACCGCTTCGGAGAGCGAACGCTCCCCCTGACGGCCGAGCGGGTGGTCAGCGGTCGCCGGATCACGCTCGTGACGCTCAACGGCTCGCTCTCACGCAGCGCGACGACTGCCACCGACATCGAGGTGACGCCCGTGAGCGCACCCGAGCAGGTCACCAGTGTCGAGGGCGACGGGCCGGTTCGGATACGGCTCCCGACCCGGCTGGACGAGTCGACCTGGAACGAACTGCTGCAGGACGAACTCGTCCGGAACGGCGGCTACGTCTACGACAACGTCTCGGTCACGCCCGGGACACCGTACGACACCGTCACGATCACGCTGGACGGTGACCAGACCTACGACCTTCGCATGGCGAAGGTCAAACTGGGTGGCCGATCAGATCAGGCCACGGCCCACTACATCACGACCGAGGAGAACGCGCTCTCGACGCTGCCCGTCGGAAACTCGCGACGGATCGTCTTCGAGGTCAGGGACCGCTACAACAACCCGGTCAGCGGTGTCGAGGTCAACGTCACCAGGAGTGGGACGAACGGAACGGTCGCGCCGATCGATCCGGTGACGAACCGACGGGGCCACGCGGTCTTCCGGTACAGCGGGACAGAGCCGGGACCGGTGACGATCAACGGGACGTTCGACCCCAGCCCTGCCGAGTTGGAGACGGCGACGGTCCGTTTCGACGTGGCTGATGCGGGGGGCGGCACTGGCGACGACGAGGGACCGCTCGTGACCAGCGTCGACACGTCCGAGACGACAGCCAGCGGGCAGTCGATCCCCCACGGCGAGACGGTGACGCTGACGGCGACGGCGACGGACTTCCAGCGTGGCGGCGTCGACATCTACGCCGTCGAGTGGCGGTCCAACAGGACGGCCCCCGGTGGCACGTTCGCCCCGGCGGACGGGGAGTACGACAGCGTCGACGAGTCCGTCACCACGACCGTCGACACGAGCGGTTGGGACACCGGGGCACACAACCTCTCGGTCCGTGCCCGTGACGCCAACGGGAACTGGGGGCCGGTCGAGTCGTATACCGTCGTGCTCATGTCCGGGAGCACCGACCCACCGGGAGCGGTGGCCTACGACGACGCGAACGACAACGGCCGGTACGACGCCGGGGAGACGACGTACACGAAAGCCGAACTGGAGAACGGGCTCGACGACCCGGCTGTCCATCTCGTCGTCCCGAGCGACGTGGGGACGCTGGACCTCGGCGGGAACACACTCAGCACCCGAACCATGAGGATCAGGACCGATATCGACATCCGAGGTGGCGGCGTGCAACTGCGAGCCGAGGAGACCATCGATATCGCCGGACAGACGGTCGTCGTCCGCGGCGGTGACATCGAGATCAGTGCGGGAGAGGGTGGCTCCGGCCGACTCGTCGCCACCGGCGCGACGATAGACACCAACAGAGAGCTGCGACTGCGATCCAACGGTGATCTCTCCATCGACGGCGCTACGGTCAGATCGGGCTCCAGCCGGAACATCGAAGCGACGCTCGGCACCGACGGTGCGACACTGTTCGTCGACGGCACAACGATCAGCGACAGGGACGATACGATCGAGTACGCGCCCGGCGGCGTGACGGTCGACGGGACCCCGACACAGGGGAGTACCACGGCGGCGTGA
- a CDS encoding type II secretion system F family protein — protein sequence MAVPDRTETQRWLVRQVSWLYEPLRRFFSTRTDRHLGLRETLNAARIPVTVEEYLARSTVLAIVAAVFGIAVGVAVSWWAATTGLLSTLSGVSGTGVVGQVVSENRTVVVSIVLPAVLAGLFGVGTWYVRYYLPGQKATARARRLALVYPSGVAYMYALSRGGLDIVEILRRLSEDEDTYGEVAREAALVTNQMDYLGRDFPQALREASEVTPSPILSDFFSDLLSIVESGGSVESFLADQREDAIQDARSVQAEYLERVELFAEVYVTLLIAGPLFVLILLMVIGITGTSTLTEVNAIVYLGIPGGSVLSILVLDQLGAPFRQNALTADAPVFDSPAVPDQEDAKAYAKRKRRAKRLDTLTHPWRLFVERPLWVLVLSVPLALAVVGALVAGNVVAVSMSALLGAPLGTTALLIVLPLFVALGPLAVFQGIRQRRLDTIRRRFPSVLSSWASANRMGLRPSEALRIASERADTALSAEMERVNNETAWFDDLRGALLRLARRSRTRIVTRTLRLIVEADEASGNLDETLSVAAEDARMQRELERARSRELSSYVVAAIVSFFVYLAILLLINEFYFEQAVAVGQQAGDQATELPVSLQSIDADGFKLAFIHSSLVQALFIGLMAGKLSRGNVLAGLNYSLGMIAITLLAFGVV from the coding sequence ATGGCGGTGCCCGACCGGACCGAGACACAGCGCTGGCTCGTTCGACAGGTGTCGTGGCTCTACGAGCCGCTCCGACGGTTCTTCTCGACCCGGACCGACCGCCATCTCGGACTCCGGGAGACGCTCAACGCGGCCAGGATACCGGTGACCGTCGAGGAGTATCTCGCCCGGTCGACGGTGCTGGCGATAGTCGCGGCCGTCTTCGGGATCGCTGTGGGCGTTGCGGTCAGTTGGTGGGCGGCGACGACCGGCCTCCTGTCGACGCTCTCGGGGGTCTCCGGAACGGGTGTCGTGGGTCAGGTCGTCAGCGAGAACCGCACAGTCGTCGTCAGTATCGTCCTCCCGGCGGTCCTCGCGGGGCTGTTCGGGGTCGGGACCTGGTACGTCCGGTACTATCTCCCCGGGCAGAAGGCGACGGCCCGGGCGAGACGGCTCGCACTCGTCTACCCCTCGGGCGTCGCGTACATGTACGCGCTCTCCCGTGGCGGGCTGGACATCGTCGAGATCCTCAGACGCCTCTCGGAGGACGAGGATACCTACGGCGAAGTGGCTCGCGAGGCGGCGCTGGTCACGAACCAGATGGACTACCTCGGACGGGATTTCCCCCAGGCGCTCCGGGAGGCCAGCGAGGTGACGCCGTCCCCGATACTCAGTGACTTCTTCAGCGACCTCCTGAGCATCGTCGAGTCCGGTGGCTCCGTCGAATCGTTCCTCGCGGACCAACGGGAGGACGCTATCCAGGACGCACGGTCGGTCCAGGCCGAGTACCTGGAGCGGGTGGAACTGTTCGCGGAGGTCTACGTGACGCTGCTGATCGCCGGGCCGTTGTTCGTCCTCATCCTGCTCATGGTCATCGGGATTACCGGGACGTCGACGCTGACCGAGGTCAACGCGATCGTCTATCTCGGCATCCCGGGTGGATCGGTGTTGTCGATCCTCGTCCTCGACCAACTGGGTGCGCCGTTCCGACAGAACGCGCTCACGGCCGATGCTCCGGTCTTTGACTCCCCTGCTGTCCCCGATCAGGAGGACGCTAAGGCCTACGCGAAACGGAAACGGCGAGCGAAGCGACTCGATACGCTGACACACCCGTGGCGGCTGTTCGTCGAGCGACCACTGTGGGTGCTCGTCCTCTCGGTCCCGCTCGCTCTCGCCGTCGTCGGCGCACTCGTCGCGGGGAACGTCGTCGCTGTCAGTATGTCGGCTCTGCTTGGGGCACCGCTGGGGACGACGGCACTGCTGATCGTCCTCCCGCTGTTCGTCGCACTCGGCCCGCTCGCGGTGTTTCAGGGGATCCGTCAGCGGCGACTCGATACCATCCGCCGCCGGTTCCCCAGCGTCCTCTCCTCGTGGGCCAGCGCGAACCGGATGGGACTACGACCGTCTGAGGCCCTCCGGATCGCCAGCGAGCGGGCAGACACCGCGCTCTCTGCGGAGATGGAGCGGGTGAACAACGAGACGGCGTGGTTCGACGACCTGCGGGGTGCGCTGTTGCGACTCGCTCGCCGCTCCCGGACCAGGATCGTCACCCGGACGCTGCGTCTCATCGTCGAAGCCGACGAGGCCAGCGGGAACCTCGACGAGACGCTGTCGGTCGCCGCGGAGGACGCACGGATGCAACGCGAACTCGAACGGGCGCGGAGTCGCGAACTGTCGTCCTACGTCGTCGCAGCCATCGTCTCGTTTTTCGTCTATCTGGCTATCCTGCTGCTCATCAACGAGTTCTACTTCGAACAGGCAGTCGCGGTCGGCCAACAGGCCGGTGACCAGGCGACGGAGCTCCCCGTCAGCCTCCAGTCGATCGACGCCGATGGGTTCAAACTCGCCTTCATCCACTCCTCGCTGGTCCAGGCGCTGTTTATCGGGCTCATGGCGGGGAAACTCTCCAGGGGAAACGTCCTGGCTGGACTCAACTACAGCCTCGGAATGATCGCGATCACGCTACTCGCGTTCGGGGTGGTCTGA
- a CDS encoding type II/IV secretion system ATPase subunit, which produces MSGPETDRDGDPSEAADWATRIDEDADIPQPDDEPLDAGRDRPDENIEQFDPVTEPPPEPQQTVVGDLKAYFEAYDGDFAPAPSEGFLETEFFDFTYREGVEEIDRYWVDEPFAYVAILDDGGDIQYHVVEPTLSEFERYVQEDIMVDLRDILMHVRPGETDRTQRLTTELDTLLSRYARGADPGSLHKIRYYIERDLLGYDRISPLLADRNLEDISCDGTDIPVYVYHREYRDMRTNISFSADRLNSLVVRLAQRSDKHVSVADPMVDASLPNGSRIQLTLGTEVSSRGSNFTIRQFSDVPLTPIDLIQFGTFSVETMTYFWMAIQNNLSLLFAGGTASGKTTSLNAISMFIPEKNKVISIEDTREITLPHENWIQSVTREGQASGSGDIGMYKLLEAALRQRPEYLLVGEIRTERQVALSFFQAMATGHAAYTTMHADSTATVLSRLQNPPLSVPEQMVRELDITAIQQQIFVGDRRVRRNVGISELERGDGESTGVRDIYEWNPSTDSFRGAQKSKKLREIMYMNGWDEPRLELELSRRERLLRYMVEEDISDYESFQAIIWEYDRNPEDVIELLDRDAVAELV; this is translated from the coding sequence ATGTCCGGCCCGGAGACTGACCGAGACGGGGACCCTTCGGAGGCTGCCGACTGGGCCACCCGGATCGACGAGGACGCCGACATTCCCCAGCCGGATGACGAACCGCTCGATGCGGGTCGTGACCGGCCGGACGAGAACATCGAACAGTTCGATCCGGTCACGGAGCCACCACCGGAGCCACAGCAGACGGTCGTCGGCGACCTGAAAGCGTACTTCGAAGCGTACGACGGGGATTTCGCGCCTGCGCCATCCGAGGGGTTCCTGGAGACGGAGTTTTTCGATTTCACGTACCGCGAGGGGGTCGAAGAGATCGACCGGTACTGGGTCGACGAACCGTTCGCGTACGTCGCGATTCTCGACGACGGCGGCGATATCCAGTACCACGTCGTCGAGCCGACGCTGTCGGAGTTCGAGCGGTACGTCCAGGAGGACATCATGGTCGACTTGCGGGACATCCTGATGCACGTCCGGCCCGGCGAGACCGACCGAACCCAGCGGTTGACGACGGAACTCGATACGCTGTTGAGTCGGTACGCCCGGGGTGCGGACCCGGGCTCGCTGCACAAGATCAGATACTACATCGAACGGGACCTGCTGGGGTACGACCGGATCAGTCCGCTGCTCGCCGACCGGAACCTCGAAGACATCTCCTGTGACGGGACCGACATCCCGGTCTACGTCTACCACCGGGAGTATCGGGACATGCGGACCAACATCTCGTTTTCGGCGGACCGGCTGAACTCGCTCGTCGTCCGGCTCGCACAGCGGTCCGACAAGCACGTCTCCGTGGCCGACCCGATGGTCGACGCCAGCCTGCCGAACGGCTCCCGGATCCAACTGACGCTCGGGACCGAAGTCAGTTCCCGCGGGTCGAACTTCACGATCCGGCAGTTCTCGGACGTGCCGCTGACGCCGATCGACCTGATCCAGTTCGGGACCTTCTCCGTGGAGACGATGACCTACTTCTGGATGGCGATCCAGAACAACCTCTCGCTGTTGTTCGCCGGCGGGACGGCGTCCGGCAAGACGACCTCGTTGAACGCGATCTCGATGTTCATCCCGGAGAAGAACAAGGTCATCTCTATCGAGGACACACGCGAGATCACGCTCCCCCACGAGAACTGGATTCAGAGCGTGACTCGGGAGGGCCAGGCGTCCGGAAGCGGGGACATCGGGATGTACAAACTGCTGGAAGCCGCCCTGCGACAGCGTCCGGAGTACCTCCTGGTCGGCGAGATCCGGACCGAGCGGCAGGTCGCGCTGTCGTTCTTCCAGGCGATGGCGACGGGCCACGCGGCGTACACGACGATGCACGCTGACTCGACTGCGACCGTCCTCTCACGGTTGCAGAACCCGCCGCTGTCGGTGCCCGAACAGATGGTGCGGGAACTGGATATCACGGCGATCCAACAGCAGATCTTCGTCGGGGACCGTCGCGTCAGGCGAAACGTCGGCATCTCCGAACTGGAACGCGGTGACGGCGAGTCGACGGGGGTCCGTGATATCTACGAGTGGAACCCGTCGACGGATAGCTTCCGGGGGGCACAGAAATCGAAGAAACTCCGCGAGATCATGTACATGAACGGCTGGGACGAACCACGGCTGGAACTGGAACTCTCCAGACGGGAGCGGTTGTTGCGATACATGGTCGAGGAGGACATCTCCGACTACGAGTCGTTCCAGGCGATCATCTGGGAGTACGACCGGAACCCGGAGGACGTGATCGAACTGCTGGACCGTGACGCAGTAGCGGAACTGGTCTGA
- a CDS encoding AAA domain-containing protein, with product MQLRGVVVDVADPKTVSTQYGESELCEVTVRPERGAGEPTTVTLWGKWTETADYLEPGMELAVYDAEQRQYQGETQYSAGGDASVVVEPDFLVDVTDIRAWVQCPRMYYLRKLDGAELAYPLVKGTVVHEVFGDLLRGRDLDDAIEAQIEAAGLDIGLLGREADEVAGDVRDHAAAIEGWLEQGTLTERDEWRSEMTLISERYGMKGRADAVRRGMPVELKTGKNTKREPRFQDKIQATAYALMLGERAANTLAASDVMADGGTTSPLEAAPDTGTLLYTKNAAVDRNEESGDLSPAKEFSIGSGLLQYVIRTRNEIAAMEHDTDVPTGYEANAKCEYCFEQDTCMAVSGRLDQESKAGQVGVAIPEEEREYFRRFYDAIEAERRAVHREYAKLWEQLPQERADDDRALIDLEPLGRRELDGGRWELRARGTGAVSKIREGDLVLASDGHPITGDAELARVERIGGGDQADGTASADGGREIVVTVDEPLSVRRLDVYPSELTTDRLQNALHDALLTQSPEQKDVLFGRRAPEFDEPAETFIDNNDAQDDAVARAVGAEDFALVHGPPGTGKTYTLARMVRALVERGDRVLLSAFTNRAVDNAIEALEEQGYTDIVRVGTESGVREDMQKYRLDQSGDPGECAGRLQGAQVVAATTATCGSTAMASQSFDTVVVDEAGQLTEPGTLAATTLGDRFVLVGDHQQLPPVVQSEDETLTRSLFERLIDAHPEAGVMLDRQYRMAQHIQAFASREFYDGQLRPANGAVAAQKVDDLDGVTVDALPSHLRERVSFVDPDGSRTGNTNPTEADAVADVVRAYREAGVAAADIGVIAPYRAQVAELNRRLSDVAVDTVDRFQGSSKEVIVVSFVATGDLDGPLFEDYRRINVALTRAKKALVLVGDRTALSSDEVYERMVEWASG from the coding sequence GTGCAACTCCGCGGCGTCGTCGTCGACGTGGCCGATCCGAAGACGGTCAGTACACAGTACGGTGAGAGCGAACTCTGTGAGGTGACGGTCCGACCCGAGCGGGGCGCCGGCGAGCCGACGACGGTGACCCTGTGGGGCAAGTGGACCGAGACGGCCGACTATCTCGAACCCGGAATGGAACTGGCGGTCTACGACGCCGAGCAACGGCAGTACCAGGGGGAGACCCAGTACTCGGCCGGCGGTGACGCCAGTGTCGTCGTGGAGCCGGACTTCCTGGTCGACGTGACCGACATCCGGGCGTGGGTCCAGTGTCCGCGGATGTACTACCTCCGGAAACTCGACGGGGCCGAGTTGGCTTATCCGCTCGTGAAGGGGACCGTCGTCCACGAGGTGTTCGGCGACCTCCTTCGTGGGCGGGACCTCGACGACGCGATCGAAGCCCAGATCGAGGCCGCGGGACTCGACATCGGACTGCTCGGGCGCGAGGCCGACGAGGTCGCCGGCGACGTGCGCGACCACGCGGCGGCAATCGAGGGGTGGCTCGAACAGGGGACGCTGACCGAACGCGACGAGTGGCGCTCGGAGATGACGCTCATCTCCGAACGGTACGGCATGAAAGGGCGGGCCGACGCCGTCCGACGCGGGATGCCCGTCGAGTTGAAGACCGGCAAAAACACCAAGCGGGAGCCGCGCTTCCAGGACAAGATCCAGGCGACCGCCTACGCGTTGATGCTGGGCGAGCGGGCCGCCAACACCCTGGCCGCCAGCGACGTGATGGCCGACGGCGGCACGACGAGTCCGCTGGAGGCTGCGCCCGACACCGGGACCTTGCTCTACACCAAAAACGCCGCGGTCGACAGGAACGAGGAGAGCGGCGACCTCTCGCCGGCAAAGGAGTTCTCGATCGGCTCCGGCCTGCTCCAGTACGTGATCCGCACGCGCAACGAGATCGCGGCGATGGAACACGATACCGACGTTCCAACCGGCTACGAGGCAAACGCCAAGTGCGAGTACTGCTTCGAGCAGGACACGTGTATGGCCGTCTCCGGCCGTCTCGATCAGGAATCGAAGGCCGGCCAGGTCGGAGTGGCGATCCCGGAAGAGGAACGGGAGTACTTCCGGCGGTTCTACGACGCCATCGAGGCCGAGCGCCGGGCGGTCCACCGCGAGTACGCCAAACTCTGGGAACAACTCCCCCAGGAACGGGCCGACGACGACCGGGCGCTGATCGATCTGGAACCGCTCGGCCGCCGGGAACTCGACGGCGGACGCTGGGAACTGCGCGCTCGCGGGACCGGCGCGGTCTCGAAGATCCGCGAGGGCGACCTGGTGCTCGCGAGCGACGGCCACCCGATCACCGGCGACGCGGAACTGGCCCGCGTCGAGCGTATCGGCGGCGGAGACCAGGCAGACGGAACAGCGAGCGCCGATGGTGGCCGCGAGATCGTCGTCACCGTCGACGAACCGCTCTCGGTCCGCCGACTGGACGTCTACCCCTCGGAGTTGACGACCGATCGGCTCCAGAACGCGCTCCACGACGCGCTGTTGACCCAGTCCCCCGAGCAGAAGGACGTCCTCTTCGGCCGTCGCGCTCCTGAGTTCGACGAACCAGCAGAGACGTTCATCGACAACAACGACGCCCAGGACGACGCGGTCGCCAGGGCCGTCGGCGCCGAGGATTTCGCACTCGTTCACGGCCCACCGGGTACCGGCAAGACCTACACGCTCGCCCGGATGGTCCGGGCGCTCGTCGAACGGGGCGATCGGGTCCTGCTGTCGGCGTTTACCAACCGCGCCGTCGACAACGCCATCGAAGCGTTGGAGGAACAAGGTTACACGGACATCGTCCGCGTCGGAACCGAGAGCGGCGTCCGAGAAGACATGCAGAAGTACCGACTCGACCAGTCCGGCGATCCGGGCGAGTGTGCGGGCCGGCTCCAGGGTGCCCAGGTGGTCGCCGCGACGACGGCGACCTGTGGCTCGACGGCGATGGCGAGCCAATCGTTCGACACCGTCGTCGTCGACGAGGCCGGTCAGTTGACCGAGCCGGGGACGCTCGCGGCGACGACGCTGGGCGATCGGTTCGTCCTCGTCGGCGACCACCAGCAGCTCCCGCCGGTCGTCCAGTCCGAGGACGAGACGCTCACGCGGTCGCTGTTCGAGCGACTCATCGACGCCCACCCCGAGGCCGGCGTCATGCTCGACAGACAGTATCGGATGGCCCAGCACATCCAGGCGTTCGCCTCCCGGGAGTTCTACGACGGGCAGTTACGTCCGGCCAACGGCGCCGTCGCGGCACAGAAAGTCGACGACCTCGACGGGGTGACGGTCGACGCGCTCCCGAGCCATCTCCGGGAACGCGTCTCCTTCGTCGATCCCGACGGCTCGCGCACCGGGAACACGAACCCGACCGAGGCCGACGCCGTCGCCGACGTAGTCCGGGCCTATCGCGAAGCCGGGGTCGCCGCCGCCGACATCGGCGTCATCGCCCCCTACCGGGCGCAGGTCGCGGAACTGAACCGGCGGCTGTCCGACGTGGCCGTCGACACCGTCGACCGCTTCCAGGGGTCCAGTAAGGAGGTGATCGTCGTCTCGTTCGTCGCGACCGGCGATCTGGACGGTCCGCTGTTCGAGGACTACCGACGGATCAACGTCGCACTCACCCGAGCGAAGAAGGCCCTGGTGCTGGTCGGCGACCGGACGGCGCTCTCTTCTGACGAGGTGTACGAGCGGATGGTCGAGTGGGCCAGCGGCTGA